From Deltaproteobacteria bacterium:
TGGAGGTGAAGGCGAGCCTGACCTCCAAGCCGGGAAAGGCCTTTTGGATCTGTTCCCGGATGTTCAAGATGCCATTCAGGGCCGAGGGGTAACTCGTTCCGAATGCCGCGAGTACGACCGCCCTTTTGTCCTTTTGCCCGCCCATAGCGAAAGAAGGGACGGCCATGGTCAAAGAAAGCATACACACCAGCACCATTACCAACATCTGCCTTTTCATTCCTTTTCCTCCTTGTTTTTTTGCCCTGGAATCCGGTGCGGGCCCCCTCGCATCATTCGTCCCTGCCCTGAGTGTGGCAGAAGAGGTCTTGGGATCGAATTCTTATCAGGATTATCTTCCTGGATCGGGCCAAGTTCCTTCCGCCGTTTCCGGACCGCTGCGGCCTTCGGGGAGGAATCGCGCCCCTTTCCTGCTTCAATACTCTCACCAGGCGGCCGGTTCCCCCAAAAAAAATCCCCGGATCGAATGAATCCGATCCGGGGATTTCCCTCTTTTATCCTCGAGATCCTTACAGCCGCGCCTCTTGTCCACGAAGGTCACGGTCCACATCCAGGCAGGTCTTCTGACTCTCGGATCATCCTACTTGCCGCGCCTTCCCATCAACCGCCCCGGGCATCTCCCAGAATGGCCGGGCGGATCAAGACAGTGGCACTTATGCGGCTTTCGTCCCCGATTACAGCGGCGGGCCCGCCCCCGATTCTCACGGGGTTCCCTGTTAGGCTCATAATGAGCACCTGAATGTATTTTTCTCTATAACAAGAAACCCCGGTCGAAATCAATTGAATTCTGACGGCTTCGTGAAAAGCCCGAAGGTCCGCCCTGGATGGTCCCATCACCCCCTATTCTTCCTTTTCGGACACCCCGGCCTCCTTAAAGGTGGCCATCTCGGAGAGAATTTTCGCCGCGGCCTCAATGATGAAAAAGGCCAGTACCGCTCCCGTCCCCTCTCCCAGGCGCATGTTCAGGTCCAGGATGGGCTCAAGGTTGAGGTGGGTCATCATGGCCCGGTGACCCGGTTCCGTGGATACATGCCCCGCGAACATGTACCGGCTGACACCCGGAGCCAGGGCTGCGGCCACCAGGGCTGCGGCCCCGGAAATAAACCCGTCCACCACGACGGGTATGCCGCTGGCAGCCGCTCCCAGCATAACCCCGGCAAGGCCTGCAATCTCGAACCCTCCCACTTTGCAGAGCACATCGATCGGGTCTTTAGGGTCGGGACGGTTCAAGGAGATAGCCTTTTCGATCACCCTGATCTTATGCTCGAGGCGCTTCTCATCGATGCCCGTTCCCCTGCCGGTGACCTCCCTTACCGGCTTGCCGGTTATCACCGAGCAGACGGCGGCGCTCGGGGTGGTATTACAGATCCCCATGTCCCCCGCGGCCACGATGTCAAGGCCTCTTTTCACCTCGGCCTCCAGGACCTCGATCCCGGTCTCCAGGGCCGCCAGGGCCTGCCCCTTGGTCATGGCCGGTCCCAGGGCCATGTTTTTCGTGCCCCTGTCGATCCTTCTGGACAGGAGCGCGGGGTGGGGCGGGATATCCGTGGCAACCCCCATGTCCACGACCACGACCCGGGCACCCGCATGGCGGGAAAGGACGTTGATACCGGCACCACCATTAAGGAAATTGAGCACCATCTGGGCCGTGACCTCCTGGGGCCATTCAACGATATTCTCCTCGATCACACCATGATCGCCTGCCATGACAATGACGGCCTTCTCTCTTATTACCGGCCGCTCCCTCCCCTGGATGCCGGCCAACCTGATGGAAATCTCCTCCAGCCTTCCCAGGCTTCCCTGGGGCTTAGTGAGTTGGTCCTGACGAATCCTGGCCCTTTCCATGGCCTCCCGGCTGGGTTCCTTGATGCTCGAGATGGTTCTGTCCAATTTGTCGGCCATTTTTCTTCTTCCTCCCTTTTTCGTTTTTTTCCTCCCGTCTTCTGCGGGTGATCCCTGCAACCTTTGAATCCTTGGGCCCTAATGAAAAAAAGGGCCCTGGCACATCCTGTGATGAGCCGGAGCCCTTTACCATCGAGTTCCGAGCAGAAAAGGCGCCAATAGGTCTTCTGGCTCTCCCCCCCTTTCGGCGGCCTTCCCATTCCCCTAAAGAGAAACAGTGACTCACAAGGCCGAAAGGGTTCCCCACATCTCCCTTCGGAACCTTGAAACCTTTGAAAAACGCCCCCTTTTGCTCAATTTCTGCGCCTGCCTGTGCCGGGCCTATCTGCCATTCCAAGGGGCAGGCAGGCACGGCAGACAGGTCAGACTCAAAATTGAACGTTTTTCAAAGGTCTCACCTTCAGAAAAACGCCCCTTTTTGGAGTGGGGAGGGATCACAGCGGCGGGACCGCGACGGATTCGCACCGTCTTCCCTTACATTGGCACCTTGTCACCCTTCTTTTGCCGAAATTTCCTACCAGGAGGGGATGGGATTGTCAACAGCTATTTCCCACCCCGGGTCTTGGCCGATAGGGCGTTTTTCAAAGGCCTCAAAGCGTGAAGAAGGGTACCCATGATCTCCCATTCATGATATATACCTAAATTGAACGTCTTTCAAAGGTCTCATAGCATATGTATATTTTTCAAATCATCAAATTTTGAAACGCTCAATTTAGGATATAATCAAAGTGCTTTCTTTCATCTCCAGTGGGTCATCCCTGGGAAGGTCGGCACTTCATTTTTTATCGGACCCGGGCCGGAAGAATCTACTGCCCGGAGCGGACAAAACCAGAAGATTGAAAGGAGCGTCACATGGGAATCCAACTGACCTGGTACGGACATGCCTGCTTCCTGGTTGAGACCGATGAAGCCCATCTTCTCATCGATCCTTTCCTTTCCGGAAATCCCACCGCCCCCATCGGTCCCGAGGAGATCCAGGCGGACTATGTTCTTGTATCCCACGGCCACGGGGACCACCTTGGGGATACCGTGGACATCGCCAGGCGAACCGGAGCTACGGTCATCTCCAATTTCGAGATTCACAACTGGCTTATCGGACAGGGGCTCGAAAAGGTCCATCCCCAGCATATCGGCGGCGGTTTTGATTATCCTTGGGGCCGGGTCAAATTGACCATCGCTCACCACGGCTCGGGACTCCCGGATGGAAGTTACGGGGGGAACCCATGTGGTTTTCTCCTCTATATCCAGGGGAAAAAGATCTACCATGCCTGCGATACAGGTCTCTTCTACGACATGAAGCTTATCGGTGAGGAGGGAATCGACCTGGCTATCCTGCCCATAGGAGACAACTTCACCATGGGCCCTGAAGATGCGCTTCGGGCCGTAAAACTGATCCAGCCGAAACAGGTCATCCCCATCCATTACAACACCTTCGACGTGATTCGGCAGGATCCCCAGGCCTGGAAAGAGAAGACAGAGAAGGAGACGGGCATACCCGTAACAGTGATGAACCCGGGAGAGCGGATCCGGCTTTGAGCCTCCCTTTCCCATTCCGGCGATTTCCAAAAGCCGCCTGCGCTCTGAATTTATCTGCTTCCGGATGGAGTGCGGATTCCTTACGGGCTCATATCTTCTGCAGGACGAATTCTGCTTACTCTTCTCCCGGGAGGTCCCTAGAGCAAAAACGGTAAAGGCGGCGGATCGGGTATTCCGATCCCTTTCAATTTCCTGAATCTTACGAGGGTCGGGCTTACCGAATATGCAAGATTCACAAGCATTCCCTATTTAAGGAGAGACATGAAGCTCCTATCCATCCTGCTGATCGTTGCGGTTTCAGTGCTGAACGTCACTCTCAACCTCATGCTCAAGAAAACGGCCGGCGGTGGGGGCGATCTCCTGCAGGTCCTGCTCTCCAACCGGTTTCTCGGGTGCCTGCTCATCGGGCTTCTCTCCTTCGCCTGTCTCTTCGCCCTTTACTCCACAGGGATAAACCTCTCACGTGGTATACTGATGATGGGGGCGATTTCGATCCTGGGCGGAAGCCTTTACGGGGTGGTCGTCTACCGGGAAAACCTGCATCCGAGCGAATGGGGCATCTTTTTACTTCTTGCTCTCTTGATCATATACCGGTGGTTTTCCAAAGGATGACACTTTTGTTTCTACCCAGGGAAACCTCATCCCCGTGGATCATGCAATCCCAGGGGCCTTCGAAAAAAACTGACCTAGATTTCACATGAATTTAATCAGCAACTGGTTCAAACATCACTTCTCGGATCCCCAGGTGGTCATCCTGGCACTCATGCTCGCGATCGGCGCCGCAGGCGTCCTGATGCTCGGGGACATTCTCGCACCGGTGCTCGCCAGCCTCATCATGGCCTACCTCTTGGAAGGCCTGGTGGATTTCCTGGAGCGGCGCAGGATCCCTCGATTGCTTGCAGTGGTTTTCGTGTTTCTGCTCTTCACCGGATTTCTTCTCTTCTTGCTGCTCGGCCTGTTCCCTCTCCTCTGGAGACAGATCGGGCAACTGGTCCATGAACTTCCCAACATGATTTCCTGGGTTCAACGGGAATTGATGCACCTGCCTGAACGCTTTCCCGGTTTCATATCCGAGCGGCAGGTCCTGGACCTGATCGCCGCCCTCCGCTCCGAATTAAGCTTTCTCGGCCAGAAGGTCCTCTCTTACTCCCTGGCCTCCGCACGGAGCCTCTTTACAATACTCGTTTATCTTTTCCTCGTTCCGCTCATGGTGTTTTTCTTCTTGAAAGACAAGAAACGCATCCTGGAATGGATCGGGGGTTTTCTTCCCAAAGAAAGGGGGATGGTTTCTGAAATTTGGCACGAAGTGGACACCCAGATTGGAAACTATGTGCGGGGGAAATGCTGGGAGATCCTCATCGTTTGGTCGGCCAGTTTCTTGACCTTCACCCTTCTTAAACTGCAATACGCTATGCTCTTGAGTCTTTTTGTGGGCCTCTCCGTCCTCATTCCTTACTTCGGTGCCGTTTTCATGGTCCTTCCCGTGGCATCCATGGCTTACTTCCAATGGGGGTGGAGTTCTCAGTTCGCATACACGGTCCTGGCCTATACGGTGATCCAGATACTGGATGGAAACGTGCTCGTGGCCATCCTTTTCTCGGAGGTCGTCAATCTCCACCCCGTGGCGATTATCGTGGCGGTCCTGGTTTTCGGCGGTACCATGGGTTTTTGGGGAGTATTTTTCGCCATTCCATTGGCCACCCTTGTCCAGGCCATTTTAAGGGCCTGGACAAGGAAAAGGAAAGGTCCTCAGGCCTCCCCGGACGCGATTTCAGAAAATCCCGAAGGTTTGGAAAAAGAAGAACCTTGACATTGCCAGGTTTCAACAAACTTCATGCCGCCACCGGGGACCCGGGGCTGGAGGGAGAGGCTGGCAGGCCGGGAAAAGCTAGAGGAAGGAAGCTGTCAGCAAAGCCCCTCAATCTTAGAAGGGAGTATTTCTTATACCATGAGACCTTTGAAAAACGTTCAATTTTGTTCAAGATCAAGCCACCGGCCCGTAAGGCCTACGCCCCGGAGGGGAAGACGAAAATTTTAACCATCCCGCTTAGAATACCAAGCGGCAGGCACCATACATTGAAGTATTTCGAGGATTAAACCCTGAGCCTGACGCCGCTTGTCCGCCGGCTGTCTGGCGGGCTTGTCACGCCGTAGCCATAGCGAAGGCGGAAGATTGGGCAAAAGGGGGCGTTTTTCAAAGATCTCACCATGACCATCATGAAAAAATATCCTTCAGTAAAGGAAATGTCCGGAAGCCAGCAGGTCCAATGGGTCAAGGACATCTTCTCCACCGTCACCGGAAAGTACGATTTCCTCAACCACCTCCTCAGCCTTAGAAGGGATATCGCTTGGCGGCGGCGTTGCGTCGAGAAGATGAGATTTCCCATGACCCGGCGTCTCCTGGACGTGGCCACGGGTACAGGGGACCTGGCTATCGAGGCGGTGAGAAGGCACCCCGGAATCGAGGCGGTGGGACTGGATTTTGTACGGGAAATGCTGGAAGTGGGACGAAGAAAGGCGGAAATGAAGGGGTACGGGAGATGTATCCGTCTTCTGGAGGCCGACGCCCTCCAGATGCCTTTCCGGGACAACGCGTTTGACGTGGTAGCAGTGGCCTTCGGCATCCGGAACATCCCGGAGAAAATCCACGCCCTGAAGGAAATGCGCCGGGTCGTCGTCCCGGGAGGCCAGGTCCTGGTTCTGGAATTCACCCTCCCCAAGACCCCATTCTTCAAGCCCCTATACCGCGTCTACCTCAACGCCCTCCTGCCTTTCCTGGCCCGTTTCTTCTCTCCCAACCCCGGCGCGTACACCTACCTGGCGGACTCGGTCATGAATTTTCCGGGGCCCGAGGCCTTCAAGGTCCTGATGAAGGAAGCGGGCCTTGTGAGGTTATCGGCCTATCCCCTCACCCTCGGGGTGACCTGGCTGTACCTGGGTCACAAACCCGGATGAAAAGCGAGGGCGCAAAGCGTGTGAAGGTTCAGGCATTACCCGCAATGGCTGTAACCACAATAGTGACAGGTCATGCACCCCTCAGCAAAGCTCAATGGCTGGCCGCACTCGGGGCACCCTGTGCCCAGTAAAGTGTTTTCCCTCTTCCCCCGCCTGCCTTCCTTCGGCCGGTCCTTCAGATACCGCCTTTCCAGGACCCTGCTGATGGCATCGGGAATAGAGAGGACCATGCCGTCCTTTTGAAAAACCGGATACTCGCCGCAGATCCCCTTTAGTTGGTCAACGATCTTGTCCACCGTGATGCCCGATCTCAGGGCGAGGGAGACCAGGCGCCCGATGGCCTCGGTCTTGGCCATCGTTGATTTTCCCGATTTTCCGATGGTGGCGAAGACCTCGAAGGGCCTGCCTTCGAACTCCGTTACGGTAACATAGAGATTCCCCATGCCTGTCGCGATCTTGGTGGTGAACCCTTCCAGGGTCTCCGGGCGTTCCTTGACAAGGGGAACCACCCCACCCACCCCGGGCTCCTCCCTTTTTTCGACGCTCAACACCTGGTTGGACTTGCTGCCGTCCCGGTAAATGGTGACACCCTTGCACCCCAGGCGGTATGCCAGCTCATAGACCTTCCGAACGTCATCGGGGGTGGCATCTCTGGGAAGGTTGACCGTTTTCGATACGGCGTTGTCCGTGTACTTCTGGAAGGCGGCCTGCATCCGGACATGCCACTCCGGAGACACGTCGTGGGCCGTGACAAAAACCGACTTGACCTCTTCAGGTATTCCCTCGATGTCTCGGAGACTTCCCGCCCGGGCGATCTCTTCCATGAGTTCCGGGGAATAGAATCCCATCTCCCGGGCCACCTTTTCGAAGTAAGGATTCGTCTCGGCCAGCTCGTCGTTGTCCATGACCCTGCGGACGAAGTGAAGGGCGAAGAGGGGTTCGATTCCGCTGGAGCACCCGGCGATGATACTCAGGGTACCGGTGGGAGCGATGGTCGTGGTGGTGGCGTTTCTGAACCGGGCATTCTTCATTTTCCTGAAAACACTTTTTTCGAAATTGGGGAAAACCCCCCTCTCCTCCGCCAGGATCCTGGAGGCCTCGTGGGACTCCTCCTGGATGAAGGACATGACCTCTTCCGCCACGGTGAGGGCCCTCTCCGAGTCGTAGGGGATGCGAAGCTGGTAAAGCATATCGGCAAAACCCATTACACCGAGCCCGATTTTGCGATTGCCCTTGGCCATTCGCTCGATTTCAGGAAGAGGATACAGAGACATGTCCACCACATTGTCCAGGAAGCGAACGGCGAGATGCACCGTCTCCTTGAGGGTCCCATAGTCGATCGCCGCCCCCCTTTCTCCCTCCCTGATAAACTTGGCCAGGTTGATGGAGCCCAGGTTACATGCCTCCATGGGCAACAGGGGCTGTTCGCCGCAAGGGTTCGTGCTCTCAATAGCCCCCAGATCCGGGGTGGGATTGTCCCGGTTGATCCTGTCCAGGAAGATGACACCGGGATCCCCGCTTTCCCATGCATGACGGACCAGGGCCTCGTAGACCTCCCTGGCTTTCAGTTGACCGGTCTTTCGGTTGTCCCGTGGGTCATAGAGATCATAGGATTCATCCCGGGACAGGGCCTCCATGAAGGCATCCGTCACGGCCACGGAGATGTTGAAATTGTTAAGGGTCTTGTGGTCCTTTTTGCAGGAGATGAACTCCATGATATCCGGGTGATCGATCCGTAGGACGGCCATGTTGGCCCCCCTGCGGGTGCCCCCCTGTTTGACCTGCTCGGTGGCGGTATTAAAGATCTTCATAAAGGAGACGGGCCCGGAGGCCACTCCCCCTGTGGTGCCCACCTTACTGTTTTTAGGCCGGAGCCTGGAAAAGGAAAAACCCGTTCCACCGCCCGACTTGTGTATCAGGGCCGCGTTCTTCAAGGCATCGAAGATGCCTTCCATACTGTCATCCACAGGGAGCACGAAACATGCAGCCAGTTGTCCCAGCTTCCGACCCGCGTTCATGAGGGTGGGTGAATTGGGGAGAAACAGGAAATCGGTCATCAACCGGTAGAAACGCTCTTCCATCTCCGGCACCCTCTCCGGATGACCGTATTTTTCCTCCGCCCTGGCGATGTGTTTCGCCACCCTTCGAAACATCTGCTCCGGGGTCTCTATCACACGGCCCTTGGCATCCTTCTTGAGGTAACGTCTTTCAAGAACCGTCCGGGCGTTTTCCGAGAGGACAGGCCCCTCTTTTCGAAGAAAGGGAGCGCTTTCCAGCTTCAAGGGGGTAGCCTTGCCGATACCGTACTCCGCAAGCTTATCCTCGATGATCCTTTCAAGTAAGGGTATGGTGAGGACCTGGAGTTCCCTTTTTCGGATTTCCTCTCGCAGGGAACGGCTGATATTCAGGGCCTGATCCGAG
This genomic window contains:
- a CDS encoding vitamin B12-dependent ribonucleotide reductase, whose product is MGQKRKIKEGEEKTFDLATYKWDDRVFSDLLTRENLLDSDQALNISRSLREEIRKRELQVLTIPLLERIIEDKLAEYGIGKATPLKLESAPFLRKEGPVLSENARTVLERRYLKKDAKGRVIETPEQMFRRVAKHIARAEEKYGHPERVPEMEERFYRLMTDFLFLPNSPTLMNAGRKLGQLAACFVLPVDDSMEGIFDALKNAALIHKSGGGTGFSFSRLRPKNSKVGTTGGVASGPVSFMKIFNTATEQVKQGGTRRGANMAVLRIDHPDIMEFISCKKDHKTLNNFNISVAVTDAFMEALSRDESYDLYDPRDNRKTGQLKAREVYEALVRHAWESGDPGVIFLDRINRDNPTPDLGAIESTNPCGEQPLLPMEACNLGSINLAKFIREGERGAAIDYGTLKETVHLAVRFLDNVVDMSLYPLPEIERMAKGNRKIGLGVMGFADMLYQLRIPYDSERALTVAEEVMSFIQEESHEASRILAEERGVFPNFEKSVFRKMKNARFRNATTTTIAPTGTLSIIAGCSSGIEPLFALHFVRRVMDNDELAETNPYFEKVAREMGFYSPELMEEIARAGSLRDIEGIPEEVKSVFVTAHDVSPEWHVRMQAAFQKYTDNAVSKTVNLPRDATPDDVRKVYELAYRLGCKGVTIYRDGSKSNQVLSVEKREEPGVGGVVPLVKERPETLEGFTTKIATGMGNLYVTVTEFEGRPFEVFATIGKSGKSTMAKTEAIGRLVSLALRSGITVDKIVDQLKGICGEYPVFQKDGMVLSIPDAISRVLERRYLKDRPKEGRRGKRENTLLGTGCPECGQPLSFAEGCMTCHYCGYSHCG
- a CDS encoding ubiquinone/menaquinone biosynthesis methyltransferase codes for the protein MTIMKKYPSVKEMSGSQQVQWVKDIFSTVTGKYDFLNHLLSLRRDIAWRRRCVEKMRFPMTRRLLDVATGTGDLAIEAVRRHPGIEAVGLDFVREMLEVGRRKAEMKGYGRCIRLLEADALQMPFRDNAFDVVAVAFGIRNIPEKIHALKEMRRVVVPGGQVLVLEFTLPKTPFFKPLYRVYLNALLPFLARFFSPNPGAYTYLADSVMNFPGPEAFKVLMKEAGLVRLSAYPLTLGVTWLYLGHKPG
- the cobT gene encoding nicotinate-nucleotide--dimethylbenzimidazole phosphoribosyltransferase; the encoded protein is MADKLDRTISSIKEPSREAMERARIRQDQLTKPQGSLGRLEEISIRLAGIQGRERPVIREKAVIVMAGDHGVIEENIVEWPQEVTAQMVLNFLNGGAGINVLSRHAGARVVVVDMGVATDIPPHPALLSRRIDRGTKNMALGPAMTKGQALAALETGIEVLEAEVKRGLDIVAAGDMGICNTTPSAAVCSVITGKPVREVTGRGTGIDEKRLEHKIRVIEKAISLNRPDPKDPIDVLCKVGGFEIAGLAGVMLGAAASGIPVVVDGFISGAAALVAAALAPGVSRYMFAGHVSTEPGHRAMMTHLNLEPILDLNMRLGEGTGAVLAFFIIEAAAKILSEMATFKEAGVSEKEE
- a CDS encoding metal-dependent hydrolase; the encoded protein is MGIQLTWYGHACFLVETDEAHLLIDPFLSGNPTAPIGPEEIQADYVLVSHGHGDHLGDTVDIARRTGATVISNFEIHNWLIGQGLEKVHPQHIGGGFDYPWGRVKLTIAHHGSGLPDGSYGGNPCGFLLYIQGKKIYHACDTGLFYDMKLIGEEGIDLAILPIGDNFTMGPEDALRAVKLIQPKQVIPIHYNTFDVIRQDPQAWKEKTEKETGIPVTVMNPGERIRL
- a CDS encoding AI-2E family transporter — its product is MNLISNWFKHHFSDPQVVILALMLAIGAAGVLMLGDILAPVLASLIMAYLLEGLVDFLERRRIPRLLAVVFVFLLFTGFLLFLLLGLFPLLWRQIGQLVHELPNMISWVQRELMHLPERFPGFISERQVLDLIAALRSELSFLGQKVLSYSLASARSLFTILVYLFLVPLMVFFFLKDKKRILEWIGGFLPKERGMVSEIWHEVDTQIGNYVRGKCWEILIVWSASFLTFTLLKLQYAMLLSLFVGLSVLIPYFGAVFMVLPVASMAYFQWGWSSQFAYTVLAYTVIQILDGNVLVAILFSEVVNLHPVAIIVAVLVFGGTMGFWGVFFAIPLATLVQAILRAWTRKRKGPQASPDAISENPEGLEKEEP